A genome region from Pseudorca crassidens isolate mPseCra1 chromosome 20, mPseCra1.hap1, whole genome shotgun sequence includes the following:
- the GMFG gene encoding glia maturation factor gamma isoform X1 → MSDSLVVCEVDPELKEKLRKFRFRKETDNAAIIMKVDKDRQMVVLEEEFQNISPEELKMELPERQPRFVVYSYKYTHADGRVSYPLCFIFSSPVGCKPEQQMMYAGSKNRLVQTAELTKVFEIRTTDDLTEAWLQEKLSFFR, encoded by the exons ATG TCTGACTCCCTGGTGGTGTGCGAGGTGGACCCAGAGCTAAAGGAAAAGCTGAGGAAATTTCGCTTCCGAAAAGAGACGGACAATGCGGCCATAATAA TGAAGGTGGACAAAGACCGGCAGATGGTGGTGCTGGAGGAAGAATTTCAG AATATTTCTCCAGAGGAACTAAAAATGGAGTTGCCAGAGAGACAGCCCAG GTTCGTGGTCTACAGCTACAAGTACACGCACGCCGATGGCCGAGTGTCCTACCCCTTGTGTTTCATCTTCTCCAGCCCTGTGG GCTGCAAGCCTGAACAACAGATGATGTACGCAGGAAGCAAGAACAGGCTGGTGCAGACGGCAGAGCTCACAAag GTGTTTGAAATCCGCACCACTGATGACCTCACAGAGGCCTGGCTCCAGGAGAAGTTGTCTTTCTTTCGCTGA
- the GMFG gene encoding glia maturation factor gamma isoform X2, translated as MKVDKDRQMVVLEEEFQNISPEELKMELPERQPRFVVYSYKYTHADGRVSYPLCFIFSSPVGCKPEQQMMYAGSKNRLVQTAELTKVFEIRTTDDLTEAWLQEKLSFFR; from the exons A TGAAGGTGGACAAAGACCGGCAGATGGTGGTGCTGGAGGAAGAATTTCAG AATATTTCTCCAGAGGAACTAAAAATGGAGTTGCCAGAGAGACAGCCCAG GTTCGTGGTCTACAGCTACAAGTACACGCACGCCGATGGCCGAGTGTCCTACCCCTTGTGTTTCATCTTCTCCAGCCCTGTGG GCTGCAAGCCTGAACAACAGATGATGTACGCAGGAAGCAAGAACAGGCTGGTGCAGACGGCAGAGCTCACAAag GTGTTTGAAATCCGCACCACTGATGACCTCACAGAGGCCTGGCTCCAGGAGAAGTTGTCTTTCTTTCGCTGA